The following is a genomic window from Candidatus Dadabacteria bacterium.
AGAACATATTACCCCTTCTATGAGGTTATGTCAAACATTATTGCGTAAGTCCTAAGTTTATTAATGTACTGCCATCGGAAATTGAGACCACTCCCTAAACCAAGATTGTGCTACAATGACAATCTACTTCAAAGGAGCATTCCGATGGCGAAACACAGAAGATTTACCCCTGAGTTTAAAGCAGAAGTTGTGCTGGAGGCACTTCGCGGTGAAACTTCCCAAGCGGAGTTGTGTCGCCGCCATAACCTAAGTATAGCGACGCTCTTTGACGCTACGGATCAGCAGTCGAGCGAGGTGGCGGAGCGTATTGCTCACCTTGAGCAGCTCGTTGGACGGTTAACCGTGGCGTTAGACATCGAAAAAAAAGCATTGACTTTCTCGAGTTGATTCCGTCTGAAGAATGCCGAATCGTTGAGGCATTACGGACACAGCACTCAGTGCGAGAGATTTGCGAGGTGCTGGGTTTCACCCGGAGTACCTTCTATTATCAACCGAAAATCGACGCGTCTGAAGACGTTCTGCGAGCAGAAATAGAGAAGTTAGCTGCGCAGTATCCGACCTACGGATATAGACGTATTACGCACTTACTGCTGAAGACGGGATACCGCGTTGGGTATCGGCGTGTTACCCGATTGATGAAAGAAGACAACCTCTGTGTCGCAGTCAAACGTGCGTGCCAAACGACCCACTCCACTGACGGTCTGCGTCCGTGGATGAATCACCTGAAGACCGTTTCGGTCTGTCGATGCGATCAGGTCTGGGTCGGCGATGTGACTTACGTCCGACTCAAGGGACACTTCGTCTATCTCGCACTGTTCATGGATGTCTTTACCCGCATGATCCGAGGATGGCAGGCCAGTCCACATTTGACGCAGCCACTGACCTTGAAACCCTTGGAAGCAGCACTGCACCGAAGCGTCCCGGAGATACACCATTCCGATCAAGACGCGCAGTATCTTTCAAACGCTTATGTTGCCGCGCTCAAGGCATACGGCGTTGAGATTTCTCTCGCACGGCGGGGACGCCCCTGGGAGAACGGACACGCTGAAAGACTCATCCGCACCCTCAAAGAGGAAGAAGTTCACCTCAGAGAGTATCAGGACATCCACGAGGCTCGCGAGCACATCGGGCATTTTATCATACACGTCTATAATCAGAAACGCCCACATTCGGCGTTAGGATATTTGACACCTAAGGAATTTCAACGAAAAACCTTATCTTAACTTTGCGAAATTGTGGTCTAAATAAGCGTATGCACTTCAATCCTCCTATAATTTACAACGCAATAAGTAATTTTGGACTTGAAAATTTTCGTTCTACAATTTCTCTGTTTTTATGTTGCTGCCAAATATCTTCTTCAATTCATCAGGATCCGATATAAATGAGTCATCAATCATCTTATTAAACGCCTCGTCAATTTTTACCCATTCATGCCCCTGGATATCTGGACGCGTCCGTGTTAATTTCTTCAAGATATAAGTCTCAACATCTTGGGCATGAGGTTTGTTATTACACTTAAAAATACCAATCAATATCGGATCATCAGTAGGATGATAGGTTTTAACATATCGACTATGAAATGATTTCTTCGTAGTTTCGCCAATTTTCACATGCCTTTTATCACCAAAATACCTCCACGCATATACAAAAGCAAAGTCTTTACCTTTAAAACGTTTGACAGGTGAAGGTTTACGAACTCTAGCTGATGGACCCGGGTCTGGTACAGATGAAGGATCAGGGGCAGGTTTTGATTCCTCCTCAGATTTTTTTAACTTTTCCTCAACTTCAGTAGCCCCATCCGCAACCGTCTCCGCCTCCGCATCTTCAATCTCATCGATAGGTTCATCACCTGGCTCATCGCCTGGTTCAACTGACGATGAGTCAGATTCAGATTTGATTGACTCTTCTGCAACTGCCTCTGCCTCTGTAACTTCAGCAGACTCTTCCACAACTGATTCTGCCTCCGTATCTTCAATCTCATCGCCTGGTTCATCAAGGGCTGATTTTGATTCCTTTTCAGATTTGGTTGATTCTTCTGCAGCTTCAGTAGACCCATCTTCACTTGCGTCTGCCTCCTCAGGTTCGTTGAGATCCGATCTAATTGTGTCTGATGTCTTTAATCCGAATTTCTTCCTTAGGGCTTTAACCAGTGCACAAAGGTCCAGAACGGTCAGATTACAAATTGCGTCAACCATTTTTTTTATGTCTACAGCCATGTTTGCACCTTCCTTCCAAATTAACGAAGGAGAGAAAAAATATTAGGTTCACCCTCATCACTCTAATCCACCGCTCCACCATGCGTAAGCGAATGCCAACATCTTCTCAATGTCTGCTACTTCTACGCCTTTTGTGTAAACCGCACAACCGGACGAAGAGTAATCTCTTTCATGTCTGTGATTCATCATACCACTTCTTGTTCTAAAACTGAGATGATGGCTTCTTGGATATGAAAAACACCGAGTCGTGCCATCTGTTTTGCAATCATAGACCGCTCCATTTCTAATAGTTGGCTATCCATCAGTGGAATGTTAAAGTTAAATCGAGCTTCCCTTGGCAACTCGGCATGCAACCTGTTTCACGAAGTTGGATAGGACTCGACACAAGGGTGTGTCGAGGTGAAACTCCTATCCACCAAGTTAATGAAAAGTATATCACAAAAAAGGGGAAAATTACAAATTTCGCCCTGATCCACTGCATACCCAGCAGTGCTATTCTCCCATAACCCGCTCCCGGTGCCATGCCAATGCTTCCTGATCAGGACAGTGTCGTTCAACGGAAGGGGTCCATATACGTTTATCACGTAACTCACTTAACATTCTCGCCGTCGGTTCATGTTCGTGTGAAATTGGTGGAACAATGACGTGGTATGTTTCGTTGAAAGAAAATAATCTTGCATCAAAAGCCCAGTGGTGTGATTTACACAGAGAAATCCCGTTCCGGATATCGTCATTATACGAAACAGAAAACGGGATGATATGGGCAGCATCAGTGATACTGGCACCGATCGCCGTGCGGATGTCTAACGCACAGACCGCACACTTATGCTTGTAAATCTTCATGATCGCTTTACGGAAACCGGCACTCCGCACCGGGGTTTCTACTTGGATTGACGCGACATCTCTCTGCATTGAAAAGGGGCGTTGGGTGTCCTGCATCAACTGTTCACTATAGCTTTCAATGTCCTCCGCGATGTATTCCAAGCCGAGGGTTCGGTGTTCCTCAATGACCCGTTCAATCTCATGCCTAATATTTGAAAAATAGGTGCTGATCAGCACCTGACGGAGTATCTCCCGATACTGGGGCATCACGAGTAAAACAAAAAGACGCTCGTCCAGCTTAGCAGTGGCATTCGCGTTGCGAAGATACGCCTCAGTAGGGGTTCCCCCAGCAGGTCTTGATTGCAGTTCTGGGGGATCCAAGTGCCAGAACCCATTGGTTTTCAGATGAAAAAAGGGATTGTGGAGACTCGGTTGCCAATTCGCTGTGTTCCTGCTATTGAAAACCGCTATCAGATCTGCAAAGAAAGACTTCTTCTCTTGGATTTCTCTAAAAGGGATACGGTTTTCGGGGAGCTCGTCGCTCTCAAGCATTTCCATGATTATTAACAAGAGAAACGGTTTGTGCGGAGTCTGCTTGCTGTTCTGTAAGTCTTGCAGCCTTTGGATATAGTCTTGTAGCGTGTGGATCATCGTTTTTTCTTCAGACTCTGTTTGTGAACGACACGTCTGTCTTTGTGCTGCTCATCTGGTGTTTCCAATGCTTTTATATCAGGCACCAATAATCTTTGTTACCTTCCCTGTATCGCTCTGCCCATCCTTCTGCTTCCATTTCACACAGGATATCATACGTGCTTGTACGAAAGTCTCTCAACTGGGTAGGGCTTCCACCTCTTTCCAGATGGTATTGTGTAAGGACTTCTAAAATGGATGAGATCGGCAAGGATCCCTGCCAGGGATATGATGTGTTGAGAATGGATCGGATAATCGGAGTGTTCAGGGGTTCTCCTGCATATTCATACCACTTTGCATCTTCCTTGGGCTCAACTTTGGGTGCTAGCTTGCACGCCTCAATGCGGTTGGCCAATTCCCCGACGGGTTCAAACCCGAGGAGAACGTTGAGTTTACCAGAGTATTGCCAACCGCCCTCGAACGATTCGATTCTTTCGACAACGGACTCTTGGAAGTGGTCCTCGAGCCTGACAACTTTGTGGAATTCGTCGTTTTTTAGACCGAGTTTCTCACGGATCCGGCGCCAACTCATTGGTCTTGAACCTTGGGCATTTATACGAAGTTCAGCGACCTTACGCCCGATTTCCACGCGGTCCTCCAAGGTGTTTGCTGCACGGAACTTCTCCGCTATTGAGGGTTTTGGCTCGGAAACCTTTCGGGTTGAGGCCAAGGTTTTAATGCGTTCGTTACTCTCCGATTCAACAGTCTGTAGGCGATTCTCTTTTTCCAAGAGACGTTTTTTCAAGTCAGCGTTTTCTGCTTCCACTGATTTCAACAGATTTGACATATCTGTGAGGCGTTCGTCGGAAGCAAGCCATTCTGTTTCCATTTCCTCCAATCGACTTGATGTAGTATTGAGCTGTTTTTTCAAGTCAGCGTTCTCTGCTCTTACCACTTCCAGTTGGTCAGATACATCTGCGGTGTGTTCTTCCTCTTCATAAGAAAAAAGCCGATCTCGGATATCTTCAACTTCACGCTCTGCGTCTTGATTTTTGATCTCGCCGAGTACTTCAGCGACGTGAGTTAGGGCTGCCCGAGTGCGCTCAGCGTCCAGATCCTCTACCCCTGGATGTGCCCAAAGATTTCGACCGTCCACTATCACTCCAGTCTTATATTGGACCTTTGAATTGGAATTAAACTGTTGACTGAAAACACGATCACGATGCCAATATTTTCTGATAATGTGCGGAAAATGCTTGATATCTATTGCAGCTTCAATGTTTCCGTTCTGTTCTTGCAGGTCTTCCTTGAATTGTTCTGCTTCTTCATAGGACAAAGAATCTCGAATTAAGTCTTCAACCTGCTCGCCTCGAACTTTTCTTAAGCATCGGATGATAAATGAACGCATAGCATCACGATATATATCGTGAGCTTTGCGAAGTGCCTCCCGATTCGGATATTTCGTCATGCTTATACACAGCCTCCTGGACTGCCACTGGAAATTTAGGCCACTCTCTAAACCAAGATTATGATACGAGGGATTTGACAAGCAAGTTTTAATATTAACTGAGAAAAATATCGTACTCCAATTCAAGGTCACGAAGTCACCTGCGCCCACGGATAGAGGTGCGTCCAATCTTTGCTGAAAATAACCCGAACCGGTTGATACACTTCCGCACACAGCCGCAGGAAGACAGCATACACCAATGCCCGATGATTCCCGTCTTCAAGGTAAAACCGGATATTCGAGGAATGTGCAGGTTTCTCATAAGCCGCCAGCGGTCGAATCAACAATTCTCCCATCAAGCGCGGATCAAACCGCGCACTGATAAGAAAGCATCCGTCAAACCACGGCTCGTCCTCGGAGAGATGTTTGAAGACATGGATTGGGCTTTGATAGGGGTATGCCTCCAAAAGCCTGTCTACGACTTCTTTCAGCGTGCGCGACTTTTCCTTAGGCGTTAAGATGTCTACCAACTCCTGATTGTTTGCCCACACAGCGTCATTCGCTTCCATGAAAACGAGGTCGTCAAAGTCCGCTTCATTGAGCGTGAAGGTTTCGTACGCTGCACGCTCTATCTGCTGTCGGGTGGCTTCGTATGCAGAGTGAGATGCCGACAACTGATGGGCATCCGCTAACAAGAGTTCTTTCACGTTTGCCTCCGAATGCTGTGCCAGCGCGTATTGAAAAACTTATTTAATTCTAAATGATGTTTCGTGTCCTTATCCCCATTTCTCACGAATCCATTCTATCATCCACTACTCCCGTTCTTCAATCTGGGCTTCTCCCCACCCCTGATCCTCAATCGTTTGCGCGACATCGCAAGCACTGAAAAGTCCTGTCTGTCTGTAGCAGGGTGCCTTCACTTTCGGATCCTTATCTCCCAGTCTTGAATTGAGACCGGGCGGTAAAAGCAATAGGTTTCCAAGTCTATGAACGAAAATACCGTCTTGGTCGGCTTCCAAGGGTACTTGACTACCTTTGGACTGTGGGAAAATGTGTTCAATAGAACGTGAAGGTGAATCTTCCCAAATGCGCCGCCATTGTTCGTTATCAAACCTCTGTCCCTGTTGTTCAGCCAGATGCTCCTCGTAACGGAACAACAAATATCGGAGCTCAGTCTCCCAGCCTTCGTACCAATTGATGTCCTCGGGTTGATTGAGTAACGCGTCAATGCTATACGACGCGCCGAGATCTCTTATTCTCTGTAAAATGTCATCAGCACTTAACTCAGAATTGTTCTGTATGTCGCGCGCCAATCTCACATAATTTCCGACCCCTGTGCGGGCATCCTTATCAAGAAGTCCGAAGATGCGGAACGTCGTTTTCTCCCATTCATTGAGAAGTTGTGTTTTTTCATCGGCAGAAAAATCTGATAAGAGGATTGCTACCGCTAGCAACCGTGCCTGAGAAATTTCAGTTACGGCTTCTCTGACCCCCCTCATATCCGCCAGAAACTTATCAACCGCTGTTGTAACCTTTAGTAGCCATTTTGAAACCGTAATTGCTTCAGGCGTGCTTGTGCCAACTTGTTCAGTGAAACTCTTAACAGCTCCTTCTTCACCAAGGGGTTTACTGAGCGAAGCAGACGATATAAGTGTAGCACCAAACCTCAGTGCCTCAGTGCTGAGCCCTTGTCGGAGACCAACAGTCCGATAAATACGGCCCCAAATCCGATGAAGTTCATCGATATGTTCGCGGCTATTGTCAGGATTGTTTCCAAAAGCTACCCCCATGAGCCGACTTTTGAGTTTATCTAACCAAGAAACATCAAGGCCTCTGTCATTAAGAGTCTCAAAAACTGTATAGACAGCCGCCTCATTCTCAATTTGATAAAAGATGAAATACAGTTGATCCTTGACGATTGTCAATAGTTCCATAGGGGCATCCCACGTATTAACAAAAAATTTGCACTCGTGGATCGCACTTAGCAACTCTTTATCCGCAAGTGTCTGAGCATCTGAAACATCCGTGGACTCTCCCAATCTGAGGTAGTCAGCACAATAGTCACTATTATCATGATTCGTTTGCAGCAGAATGAGATCTAAATCGTCTCCCTTGACAAGAATCCTCTGAAGGTCTTGTGCATCATCAGGCCGCAAACATTTCAATTCCTGCTCAATCGCTTTCAGAAGCAGCACAAGTGTCGTGAGCCGTTGTTGTCCATCTACAACTTCTATGACGCTATACTGGTCAGCTCCGATCAATCTTGAGGTGCGACGCAATCCTACCACCGTCGCCATAAAATGGGAACCGTCTGGAGTCCCTTCAAGATTCTTAATATCACTAAACATATCGTTTCGCTGTTTGCGATGCCATGAATACGCCCGCTGATAAGGGGGAATATGAAACAAGCGTCTCGCAAGCAATTCGTCTAGGGTAAGACGGGCAGGGGGTCTCAACATGTTTAAAATTCTCCTTTCATTGCTGTGGATGCCGCAACCAACACCGTTAATCGTTTATTTTTTTTAATTCCCCCCAAGTCGTTGTGAACTGTGAGTCGCGTTGCTCGACGGGGAAAGTGGTCGGATACCACCAATCGGGGTCATAATTATATGTTGAATTTAGGGGTGACGTAAGTCGATGCCAATGATTCGTCCGGCGCGTTACTTTATAGATATGCTGCTGGGTGTAATCGTCTGGGTGGGCTTCCAGAAGCATTTCGCCGCCATACGGAGAAATGTCAGGGTGGTGTAAATGATAGCCCTCCCAATAATTCATCCGCCTTGCCTCTCCACCCCAACGGGGGACATAATAAATACCGCTATCCCCAAAAGTATCTACCCAAGAAAAAACAATATAAATGCTTTGGGGTCCCCAGGTAGGATCTGAGAGTTCAGTAGAGAGACTGCCATCTACGAGTTTGCGGACCCGCCGTGTTTCAAGATCAATGACATAAAGAGAGGCCCCTTCTGAAGCACCTGACCCGGCACCGTCCTGAAGAAATGCTATATACCTTCCATCCGGGGACCAGGCAGGATTGGCACCAGCAACGAGAAATTCTGGAGAACCTCGCGCGAAATCCCAAATATAGATTTCCTCAAGATTCAAGGCGTAAGCGATCCTTTCCCCGTCAGGTGCCCAAGTCGGTGATGTTCTGTGTCTCGAAAGGAGCCTGACGCGTTCTTGGTTGCTTCCATCATCCTCCATGATATAGAGGTCGGGCTGCCCACTTCGGTCAGAGACAAAAACGATGTGTTGTCCATTCGGAGACCAAGTCGGATCGTAATCGTCTGCGGCAGAGACGGTTAAGGGTGTCTTATCATCTCCATGGGGTCCCATAGCATAAATGTCTAAATCGCCGAAGAATTGCGATGTATACACGATTTTACCGCTTTCCCAGATACTCGCGAAAGCGGTTATAGAAATACTTGTACATACTAAGATGAAGCTTAAAAGACGAAACGTAAGGAATCGGGTTATTTTCATGCATTCTCCCTTTTTTGACAATATTTGATGCTCAATATCCGTATGAGATAATCAGGTAGTCTCTTATCCTAAAGTATCATGCACGCGAAGCACCCAGTACAATTTTTCAAGGGTTTCACGCAGCCAGCGAAAATTAGGATCCAAATTGGCGATTTGGGTTAAATCTACGTTTTCTTTCTCCACGCGGAACTGATAAATATTGCCGCGCACTTTGCTGAGAGTGATAGCTTCAAACGAAAAGGCTTTTTCAATCTTGCTTTTGCGGGCTGCCAACTTCTGATAGTGTGATTGAAAATAACGCGAATCCCCGCGTATAGAAATTACTGCAGAAATTTGGTCCCGATTGTGAGGTATCCAGGCATTAATCCAAATACCATGTAGATTGTTTTCTTTTCGATAGCCACTCTCATAGTTTATATAGGGGGAATTTGCTCCTTCTCCAAAATCAATATATCGTAGGATGTTACTTTCATGTTTTACGTATTCCCTAAATTTGTCCCGAATTCTCTCAAAATCAGATATGTTTGACATCCTCCATTTCTTTCCATAATGCGCGATAAAGCCT
Proteins encoded in this region:
- a CDS encoding transposase → MYCHRKLRPLPKPRLCYNDNLLQRSIPMAKHRRFTPEFKAEVVLEALRGETSQAELCRRHNLSIATLFDATDQQSSEVAERIAHLEQLVGRLTVALDIEKKALTFSS
- a CDS encoding IS3 family transposase, with amino-acid sequence MDFLELIPSEECRIVEALRTQHSVREICEVLGFTRSTFYYQPKIDASEDVLRAEIEKLAAQYPTYGYRRITHLLLKTGYRVGYRRVTRLMKEDNLCVAVKRACQTTHSTDGLRPWMNHLKTVSVCRCDQVWVGDVTYVRLKGHFVYLALFMDVFTRMIRGWQASPHLTQPLTLKPLEAALHRSVPEIHHSDQDAQYLSNAYVAALKAYGVEISLARRGRPWENGHAERLIRTLKEEEVHLREYQDIHEAREHIGHFIIHVYNQKRPHSALGYLTPKEFQRKTLS
- a CDS encoding DUF262 domain-containing protein, whose amino-acid sequence is MLRPPARLTLDELLARRLFHIPPYQRAYSWHRKQRNDMFSDIKNLEGTPDGSHFMATVVGLRRTSRLIGADQYSVIEVVDGQQRLTTLVLLLKAIEQELKCLRPDDAQDLQRILVKGDDLDLILLQTNHDNSDYCADYLRLGESTDVSDAQTLADKELLSAIHECKFFVNTWDAPMELLTIVKDQLYFIFYQIENEAAVYTVFETLNDRGLDVSWLDKLKSRLMGVAFGNNPDNSREHIDELHRIWGRIYRTVGLRQGLSTEALRFGATLISSASLSKPLGEEGAVKSFTEQVGTSTPEAITVSKWLLKVTTAVDKFLADMRGVREAVTEISQARLLAVAILLSDFSADEKTQLLNEWEKTTFRIFGLLDKDARTGVGNYVRLARDIQNNSELSADDILQRIRDLGASYSIDALLNQPEDINWYEGWETELRYLLFRYEEHLAEQQGQRFDNEQWRRIWEDSPSRSIEHIFPQSKGSQVPLEADQDGIFVHRLGNLLLLPPGLNSRLGDKDPKVKAPCYRQTGLFSACDVAQTIEDQGWGEAQIEERE